GGTGGTTCGAACACGTTCAGCCACAATGACGGATTGGAGTTCCTCAATGGCCTGTTCCAAGGTTTCATTGCGAATTGTATATTGGTATTCCGAATAACTCCGCATCTCGTCCTGGGATTTCTGAAACCGGCGCTCCTGCTCGTCCGTTGTATCCGTCGCTCGTTCGACCAGACGGGTCCGAAGCACCTCTAATGAAGGAGGCAGAATAAACACGGTCACGGCTTTTTGCAGCGTTTTCATGACCTGTCGCGCACCCTGGACATCGATATCCAACAGGATATCCGTATTCGAACCGGACTTCTGCTCCAATTCCTTCCAGGGTGTTCCGTATAATCGTCCATAAACTTCGGCATATTCCGCAAACGCGTTCTCGGATATTTTTGTGCGAAACTCCGTTTCCGAAATAAACTTGTATTCCTTGCCATCTGTTTCGCCTGACCGGGGCTTTCGCGTGGTGTACGAAACCGAAAGGCGAATGTCGGGAATCGTCTTCAAAATATGCCGGCAGAGCGTTGACTTCCCCACTCCAGAAGGACCTGATACAACAAATAACAATTTTTTTCCCGTGACTCCCACCATTCCTCCGACGTTATAGCCTAGATTGATTATTCAATATTTTGGACCTGTTCACGGATTTTTTCCAATTCACTCTTCAACTCCACAACCTGCCCGGAGATCTCGGAGTCGCTCGCCTTTGATCCAATAGTATTGACTTCCCTTCCCATTTCTTGGAGGAGAAAATCAAGTCGCTTGCCCACCGGGCCTTTGGATTTGAGTGTGGAACGAAATTGTGTCACGTGACTTTGCAAGCGGGTTAATTCTTCCGTCACGTCTGATCGTTCTGCCAACATGGCTATTTCTTGAGCAATTCGATCGTCGTTTACCCGCTCCCCCTCTAATAACTTGGCGACTCGCGCTTTCAAACGATCCGCGGACACCTGCAGTGCAGAAGGAATGCGTTGCTGAACAACATGAAGCCGCTCCTCGACTATTTGAACCCGCTGCAAGAGATCTTTTTGTAAGGCAGAGCCTTCTTTCCTGCGCATTTTTTCTAAATCGGTCAAGGCACGCTGGACTAACCCCTCAACGACCTTCGGTACATCCTTGATGGCCAGGGGTTCTTCACTTGTGGAAAATAGATCCCGAAACCCTGCCACCACGTTCACATCCACCGTTCCACTCAGCTTGAATTCCCGTTGTAATTCCCGTAACCCTTGAATATACCGCTTCGCCATGGCGCGATCTAATTGAACTATCTTCGTCGCTCCCGACCCTCCACCATTCATGGTCACAGTTAACTCAATGCGACCACGCTCGCAGGTCCGCCTGACTTGCTCTTTCAGTTCCAGCTCCATATGAGACAGCACCTTGGGCAGACGCACCATCAGCTCGCAAAACCGATGATTCACAGATCGCACTTCAACCCCCACCATGGTTCCCTGACAAAGCGATTCTCGTTTTCCAAAACCGGTCATACTTTTCATGTTGGCTTTCGTTTTCCTTCCCATCCACAGTCTGAATCGAGCACACAATGAGCACACTTTGGCGTTCTGGCCAAACACACATATCGCCCATGAAGCAGGAGGCGTTGTGCCCCGTTCGTCCATTGCGATTTGGGTATGAGGCGTTGAAGATCCTCTTCAATTTTTGTCGGGTCCTGGCTCCTTGTCAATCCGAGGCGATTGGCTACCCGCTTCACATGAGTATCGACCACAACGGCAGGCTCTCCCACAGAGCTACCCAAAATAACATTGGCTGTTTTTCGTCCCACGCCGGGCAGAGTAGTTAAATCCTTCATTGTTCCGGGGACCATTCCGTCAAAACGCTGCACCAAAGCTTGGCCACAGCCAATGAGATGACGCGCTTTATTTTTGTAAAATCCCGTTGTTCGAATAAGCGCTTCTAATTCGGCTGGATCCGCATTGGCATAATCCTGTGCCGTGCGATAGCGGGCAAACAGGTTCGGAGTCACCTGGTTGACTCTCTGGTCTGTGCATTGGGCCGAAAGAATGGTGGCCACTAACAATTCAAGCCGGTTGGAGGAATCTAATTCTACTCTCACGTCAGGAACGGATTGATCCAAGGCGGCAAGGATCCGACGCACCCGCCTTTTCGCTTCTACCGGCGACTCCATCGGAGGTCGTGCTGTTCTGGGACGACTCATCGGTGACGCAAGACCCCTCATGGAAAGGTCTCGGCTGGATCCGGAAAAGTATAGAGAGGCATTTCCTGACACTTCCCTGTCCTGCCACCTTCTGCATGAAGGCCACGGAGCAGGGATATGAGTTCCTCCTGAATCATAAGAAGTGACGCATCTTGTAACGCCGATCCCCCCATTCCTGCATATCGCTGACAGAGGAGTTGCACATCTTCTTCCCTCATCAGATCGGCTTTATTAAAAAAACGCAGGCATGGAATGTTTTCAAGCCCCAATTCCTTCAATATATTGTCTACCGCAATAATATGCTGTCCAGGATCGGGGACATGGGCATCTATCACGTGGAGCAACACATCGGCCTCCTGCAATTCCAGCAAGGTGGTCTGAAATGCCGCCATGAGGTCTTTTGGCAAATCCCGGATGAATCCTACGGTATCTGTCAGAATGACGTCGCCTATTCCAGGTAAATACCAGCGGCGATTGACCGTATCAAGTGTCTCAAAAACACGATCCTTTACAGAGACTTGGCTCTTTGTCAACGCATTTAACAGAGTCGACTTCCCCACATTGGTATAGCCAATAATGGAAATGATCGGAAGGCCTCGCTTCATGCGCATTTTTCGTTGTTCCTGACGACCATGTGCCATAGACTCCAAGTCCCGTTCCAATCGTTGAATGCGCTCGCGGGCTCGACGTCGATCCGTTTCCAACTTGGTTTCTCCAGGCCCTCGTGTACCAATTCCTCCTGCTAACCGGGAAAGAGCCGTACTGGATTGGGCAAGTCGTGGGAGCAGATACCGCAACTGGGCCAGTTCAACTTGAATTTTTCCAATGGAGGAATGGGCCCGCTGTGCAAAAATATCGAGAATCACCTGTGAGCGGTCCAAGACCCGCATGTCCGTGATTTCCGAAATACCCCGTACCTGAGCCGGTGTTAAATCTTGATCAAAAATCAAAGTATCGGCACCGGATTGGAGCGCTCGAATCGCCAATTCTTTCATCTTTCCCGAACCAACGACAAACTTCGGATGAATCACCCCCAACCGTTGAGTGATGCACCCTAACACTTCCACGTTCTGGGCCCGTACCAATTCTTGTAATTCCTGGAGACGACCTTCTTCCGAAGCGGCATTTCCCGTGCTGACACTAACCAGAAGCGCCCTCCCCTCCCGAACACCTTCGCGTAACCCTGGATTCGAGCGAACAATTTCCTGCTCCAATGATTGAATAAATTGCTGGCAATCCAACTGAAACGAGTGAAAAGCACAAGGGGGGAACTCCACCGTAGTTCGTCCCTGAATGGGGTTCGAAAGGATGTGCGCCATATAGACATCCCGAAGGCTCCCATCTTTTCCCACACCGAGCGCCACAATTAAATCCAATCGAAGAAGAGCCAGATCGGTCAGATCATCCTGGGTCAGGGGTTGATTATTGAGGTGGGTATGAACTAAACGAACCCCTCGCAATAACCGCAGGCCTGACCGGGTCCGCGAAAGATGGGGAATAACCAATTCGTGGTGGTCACCGATTAAAACCGATTCAATTTGGCCCTGTCGATTGACCAAAAGCCCGATTTGCCGTCTCGTCTCATAGGTGAGTTCGGCACATTCCCGAGCCACCTCCGGAGTCACAACCTTTTCGGGCGGGATCCGTCGACGATAGAGACGCTCCATTCGGCTAATGTGATTAGCCTTTAACCCATGAAGATTACCGAGAACAACAGGAATGATTCTTCTCCTTTTGCGATATCAACTGAGTCCTTGAGAAGGAAGTCCAGCCATCGCCAACCCATCCAATTTACATTGCAACGTAGAGACCGCATCCACATCCCATGCTGCTCTCTCCTTGCGCTTAAGTTTTTCCAACCCCGCAGCTGCAATCATGGCACCATTGTCCGTGCAGAGCGCGCGCGAAGGTAGCGTCACATGCAACCCCAATGGGCGAGCATGCTCCTCAAGGCTCAGGCGAAGGCGGGAGTTTGCAGCCACTCCTCCCACGACAGAGATTCCTTTCACATCATAGTGACGGGCCGCGCGACAAAGCTTCTCCACCAACACATCCACAATAGCCTCCTGGTAACTGGCCGCGATATCAGCGACGGGCAATGGAGCATTCCCCTTTTGTTGCTCATCCCGCACGAAATATCGAAGCGCGGTTTTCAGCCCACTGAAACTGAAATTAAAATTTTGGCTTTGAAGAGTTGGGCGGGGGAATGAGACATATTGTGCATTCCCCTGTTGGGCAAGCCGGTCAATGGCCGGACCGCCAGGATAAGGAAGCCCGAGCATTTTGGCGCCCTTATCAAACGCTTCTCCCGCTGCATCATCCATCGTCCATCCAATGAACTGATAATCTCCACGATGAGGAACCAATGCCAGGTGGGTATGCCCACCAGACGCAATCAAGACCATGGCCGGGGTTGGAAAATTGGGATTCGATAACCATGCGGACGCCAAATGCCCCTCCAAATGATTGACTGTCACCAAGGGAATTTTGGTGGCAAAAGCCAGAGCTTTGGCAAAATTTACACCAACGAGTAAGGCCCCGACCAATCCTGGACGATTGGTGACCGCTATCCCGGTTAATTGGGAAAGGGAAACATTGGCCAGACCCAAGGCTTCCCTTGTCAAAAGCTCCAGACACTCTATATGACGACGCGAAGCCAATTCCGGGACCACTCCCCCGTAACGGGCATGCACTTCAATTTGAGAATCTAAAATATTTGAAAGGATGTGACCTTCGCCATCCAACACAGCTACAGCTGTTTCATCACATGAAGTTTCAATTCCTAAAATCACGGAAGATTCCTTTTCAGCACCAAAATTCATTTGGCAAAAAACAACAAAACCCCCAGGACTGGCGGTCCTGAGGGTTTCATCTAGGATTTGACCATCCCTATATCCAATCAGACACTCGCTAACACCTCTTCTTCAATGAAATTTGGAGTTTGATCGGTCAGGACAACCTTAATCTTTTTGGCATCCTTAAACCGCCCCTTAATCAGTTCTTCAGAGAGGGGATCTCCCAGTCGTCGTTGAATAGTTCGGCGAAGGGGACGGGCACCATATTGTTGTTCAAACCCTTCGTCAATCAACCACTGCTTCA
The Nitrospiraceae bacterium DNA segment above includes these coding regions:
- the gmk gene encoding guanylate kinase, which produces MVGVTGKKLLFVVSGPSGVGKSTLCRHILKTIPDIRLSVSYTTRKPRSGETDGKEYKFISETEFRTKISENAFAEYAEVYGRLYGTPWKELEQKSGSNTDILLDIDVQGARQVMKTLQKAVTVFILPPSLEVLRTRLVERATDTTDEQERRFQKSQDEMRSYSEYQYTIRNETLEQAIEELQSVIVAERVRTTHIDAAHVFR
- a CDS encoding YicC family protein; this translates as MKSMTGFGKRESLCQGTMVGVEVRSVNHRFCELMVRLPKVLSHMELELKEQVRRTCERGRIELTVTMNGGGSGATKIVQLDRAMAKRYIQGLRELQREFKLSGTVDVNVVAGFRDLFSTSEEPLAIKDVPKVVEGLVQRALTDLEKMRRKEGSALQKDLLQRVQIVEERLHVVQQRIPSALQVSADRLKARVAKLLEGERVNDDRIAQEIAMLAERSDVTEELTRLQSHVTQFRSTLKSKGPVGKRLDFLLQEMGREVNTIGSKASDSEISGQVVELKSELEKIREQVQNIE
- the nth gene encoding endonuclease III; the encoded protein is MESPVEAKRRVRRILAALDQSVPDVRVELDSSNRLELLVATILSAQCTDQRVNQVTPNLFARYRTAQDYANADPAELEALIRTTGFYKNKARHLIGCGQALVQRFDGMVPGTMKDLTTLPGVGRKTANVILGSSVGEPAVVVDTHVKRVANRLGLTRSQDPTKIEEDLQRLIPKSQWTNGAQRLLLHGRYVCLARTPKCAHCVLDSDCGWEGKRKPT
- the hflX gene encoding GTPase HflX, whose protein sequence is MERLYRRRIPPEKVVTPEVARECAELTYETRRQIGLLVNRQGQIESVLIGDHHELVIPHLSRTRSGLRLLRGVRLVHTHLNNQPLTQDDLTDLALLRLDLIVALGVGKDGSLRDVYMAHILSNPIQGRTTVEFPPCAFHSFQLDCQQFIQSLEQEIVRSNPGLREGVREGRALLVSVSTGNAASEEGRLQELQELVRAQNVEVLGCITQRLGVIHPKFVVGSGKMKELAIRALQSGADTLIFDQDLTPAQVRGISEITDMRVLDRSQVILDIFAQRAHSSIGKIQVELAQLRYLLPRLAQSSTALSRLAGGIGTRGPGETKLETDRRRARERIQRLERDLESMAHGRQEQRKMRMKRGLPIISIIGYTNVGKSTLLNALTKSQVSVKDRVFETLDTVNRRWYLPGIGDVILTDTVGFIRDLPKDLMAAFQTTLLELQEADVLLHVIDAHVPDPGQHIIAVDNILKELGLENIPCLRFFNKADLMREEDVQLLCQRYAGMGGSALQDASLLMIQEELISLLRGLHAEGGRTGKCQEMPLYTFPDPAETFP
- the tsaD gene encoding tRNA (adenosine(37)-N6)-threonylcarbamoyltransferase complex transferase subunit TsaD is translated as MNFGAEKESSVILGIETSCDETAVAVLDGEGHILSNILDSQIEVHARYGGVVPELASRRHIECLELLTREALGLANVSLSQLTGIAVTNRPGLVGALLVGVNFAKALAFATKIPLVTVNHLEGHLASAWLSNPNFPTPAMVLIASGGHTHLALVPHRGDYQFIGWTMDDAAGEAFDKGAKMLGLPYPGGPAIDRLAQQGNAQYVSFPRPTLQSQNFNFSFSGLKTALRYFVRDEQQKGNAPLPVADIAASYQEAIVDVLVEKLCRAARHYDVKGISVVGGVAANSRLRLSLEEHARPLGLHVTLPSRALCTDNGAMIAAAGLEKLKRKERAAWDVDAVSTLQCKLDGLAMAGLPSQGLS